TTGATGATGTGTATAGTTGGTGTTTTGTGTGCACTGCACTATCGCTTGTGTTTGAGTAGGCAGTTTGTTTCATGGTTAAGGAGACTTAATATCACTTTTAAGTCCATGAATTCTCTGCTAAATATTCTCGAAGTAACAATTATGAGTGAGTATTCAATTCCATTCTCTCCCTCAAGCCCAGCATCTTAAGATGCTGTCCGGTAATATCACGGAAATGGAATGCGGGACGACGACAGGGGTACGTACCTCCACCACGCCAGAAGGATTTCGTGCATCATGGGGAAATCTTCAATCTCGAATTGCGCCTCAACCACCCGCCCACtcacctcctcctcagccattGAATTGGCCTGAACCATCGCCTACTTCAAACCTTGGCCAAATGCGCCCTAGAAAAGTCTAGATGAGCCTGGCTTGGAGCGCTGGCCGTGCCTGGAGTCGGCAATGCCTCTCACAAGCTCGATCACGGCCCAGCTTCACTCCTTCGCACATCCTCACACCGAGGATATACGCAAATCTCCGTCGATACGCTACGAAGCCTACGCCCGCTGAACTCGAAGCCCGAATCGCCGCCATCCCCATCGAACGATACCGCAACTTCTGTATCGTAGCGCACATCGACCATGGGAAGAGTACGCTGAGCGATCGGTTGTTGGAGTACACTGGTACCATATCTGCTAGCGATGCGAATAAGCAGATTCTGGATAAGCTCGATGTTGAGCGGGAGCGAGGTATTACCGTCAAGGCGCAGACGTGTACTATGATTCACAAGCACAATGGGCAAGATTACCTGCTTCATTTGGTTGATACACCAGGCCATGTGGACTTTAGAGCTGAAGTTACGAGGTCGTATGCTAGTTGTGGCGGAGCTTTGCTTCTCGTCGATGCGTCGCAGGGTATTCAGGCACAGACTGTGTCGAACTTCCATCTTGCGTTTGCGCAGGATCTGGCTCTTGTTCCGGTGGTCAACAAGATCGACATGCCAGCTGCAGATGTACCGCGGGTACTACAGCAGATGAAGGACAGTTTTGAACTCGATCCCAAAGACGCTATTATGCTGAGTGCGAAAACGGGAAAGGGCGTACCGGATGTTTTACCCGCTGTTATAGAGAGGATTCCTCATcctgttggtgatgagaagaagccgctgaagatgatgttggtgGATTCATGGTACGATAACTTCCGTGGTGTTGTGCTGCTGGTGAGGTTATTCGATGGCACGATCAAGGCGGGCGATAATGTTGTCTCTTTGGGGACGGGGATGAAGTACACTGTTGGACAAGTTGGCATTCAATACCCGCATGCCATACCCCAAGCGACTCTCAGCGCAGGACAAGTTGGCTACGTATACTTCAACCCCGGCATGAAGAAGATCCAAGACGCCAAATTGGGGGATACATTCACATTCGTCGGCTCCGAAGAAAAAGTCGAGCCCTACCCCGGCTTCGAGGAGCCCAAGCCCATGGTCTTCGTGGCTGCGTTCCCCACTGATCAGAGCGACTATagtcgtttggcagataGTATCGGGCAACTCGTCCTCAACGACCGAAGCGTCACGCTGCAGAAGGACCACTCTGAAGCGCTCGGTGCAGGCTGGCGTTTAGGGTTCCTGGGAAGTTTGCACTGTTCCGTGTTCCAGGATCGGTTGAGGCAGGAGCATGGAAAGAGTGTTATTCTGACGGAGCCGACTGTGCCGTCGAAGATTATCTGGCCTGATGGATCGGAGGAGATAGTGTCGAACCCGGCGCTGTTTCCGGAGACGAGTAACCCCAAGGTGAAGCAGTCACAACTATTCGAGCCGTAAGTCTGTCGAACTTGTTGCATCGAGCGTTACTGATTGCGTCTGGTAGATATGTCACTGCTACAATCACCATGCCAGAGGAATATCTTGGTCGTGTGATTGAGCTTTGCGAAGCCAACCGCGGAGAGCAGAAGAGTCTAGAGTTCTTCCACACAACGCAGGTTATTCTACAGTATGAGATTCCAACGGCTCAATTAGTCGATGATTTGTTTGGAAAGCTCAAGAGCGTAACGTATGTTTGTTTCTCAGGTCCTTCGAGGCTGTGCTGACGTGTTTGTAGCAAGGGATACGCGACGCTGGATTATGAAGATGCAGGTTGGCGAGAGAGTAACCTTGTCAAGCTGCAGCTGTTGGTGAACAGACAGCCCGTTGATGCGATCTGCAAGGTCGTTCATTCATCGCAGGTTGATAGGCTTGGAAGACAGTGGGTtaccaagttcaaggagcATGTTGATCGTCAACATTTCGGTACGTCGCCCCTCTTCCTAAGCTCACCCTTCAAACCCCGTTCCCCATGTGTTAACACTCATCTCAGAGGTCGTCATCCAAGCCACAGCAGGTAATCGCATCGTAGCGCGAGAGACCATCAAGCCCTTCCGCAAGGACGTCCTTGCTAAGTTGCATGCTGCGGATgtatcgagaagaagaaagctaCTGGAGAAACAAAAGGAGGGTAGGAAGAGGTTACGCGCTGTGGGTAATGTCATTATCGATCAGTCGGCCTTCCAGAGCTTCATGTCGAGATGAGTGTTGGATATAGTGTACCATAGTGTAATATCATGACTGGATGATAGATAAAAGATGAACAGTTCTATGACTCTAGTCCATGTATACGATCTACGTGAAGGTCCGTCTAGCCCTCAACACCAGTACTACCAAGAGGACAATCCCATCTACTCCTTCACCTCAGCATCATACCCCGGATCCTCCTCCGGCAAATCAAGCCCCAGCTCAACCGGCTCTGTAAGCGACAATCCCATCCCTCCCGCCAAGGTCCCCTCCTGCTGTTTAATCCCCTGcccatcaaagtcaaaaaCACGGTAATCACTGTTAAAGAACCAATATCCCGCAACACCCAATCTCAAGAACCCAGCGTGCGAGACCACAAAGATGAGTTTCTCAGGTCTTTTCTTCAAATCCTCTAGTGCGCGCTGGCCTCTGGCGAGGATGGACTTCTTGGTGTACCAGTATCGCTCTGCAGATGGAGATGTCTTGTCCGGCCAGAGAGGATCGACGCTGGAGAAGTTTACTTTTGGGAAGGATGGTGAGACGGAGGAGATGGGACTTCCTGTGTCACAAGGCTTTGAGGAGTTTTCTAAAGAATGTAAGTGAAGTTGTAATGGGAGGGTGAATGGGATGGTACCTTGCCAATCTGCGTTGCCCTCAATCTTAACACCCCGCTCAACAAGCCAACCCAGTGAAAGCATAGCAGTCTGCATCGTACGCCGCATAGGACTAACAACAATAGCTACATCATCTATATTATCAACCTTGTCAGAGAATGTAGAGATCAAGTTCTCTCTCAGATGAGCGCATTGCTCCTCGCCCTTTTCCGTGAGCGGAGGATCAGGCAGTGACCATTCTTGTACACATTGTCAGTGATATAGATTAAAGAGTATGCGAAGGGAGACTTATGAGCTACATTGTGAAGAGCCTGAGCGTGGCGGATGAGCACGACAGTAGGAGCCATTGTaagtgatgatgttgaggtgAAGAGCGGTGATGGGGTCCGCTTTCGGAGAGGGTTATTGGTCATGACGGGTTGAAGCTCATTTGACTTCGAACGTGCTTATACTTCAACAACAGCTCAGCATATCATAGTAAGTAGAGTATAAGTAGATAATGATTAGagatttattattataattactcGTCTTCTATATCCAATTACAAATGTCTATCGCTTTATATGCATCAGATTGCCAAAAGACCTGCGACGCCGATTATCATGCCCATTAGAGATGCACCCTTTGACGTGGCTGCGTTATCAGTCGATGATGGCGCAGCGGCGTCTGATGATGCTTCACCGGCTGTAGCTCGACCTTCAGCTGAGCTTGCGTCTGTAGTAGAGCTTGAATCCGCTGTGGTAGACGCAGCAGCAGTGGTAGTGTCCTTTGTTGTTGAGTCCTTTGAAGCATCCTTTGTTGTTGAAGCAGCTTCAGTAGTTGACTCAGTCTCCGCATCCTTTGTACTTGTCTCCTTCGCCGTACTCTTCGCCTTTGTACTCGTCTTTGTCGCAGCCGTCGTCGTAGTTGCATCCTCCCCAATCCTCTCCTTCACCCACTCAGCAACATCATCAGTAAAAACATCAAAGTAATTAAGATGCGTCTCGACCTCATCACCCTGCGCACAAATCGGATCCGTCTCAACACAGTAATTCCTAAAAACATCCCCATAACTCGCCAGATTCTGCAACATGCCCGCCGGTCTAGGAAACAAGCCATTCTTTCCCGCGCCAGAGAGAACATTGAACGGCTGATCCTTGGTATGTCGTGTATCGCCAAACACCATCGCAGCAACAATCTTGCTACCAGGTAGTGTCTTGGGATTCAGGCCCTGCAGATCAGGTTCCACGCAGTTTTGGAAGAATACACCGCCTCCGCCGCCGAGGATATCACCGACGACTTGGCCGCCCTGTGAGTAGCCGCTCACGACGAGTTTAGAGTCCGGACATTTCTTGTTGTACGCTGTGATCTGCTTGATACCATTCTTCACACCCTCTGTGACGGAATCGCAGAATGGATCTTCTAGAGCATTCTGGAACTGGATATCCTCATAGTCGCAGCTCTTCAAACCACTGCAGATAGCACCGGCGAGTTTTCCCTGTCGTCCTGGGTAGGGTTCATTGTTTCCCTTGGCGAGAAAGATGTGCACGTCTTTACAGTCGTCGCGTATGCCAATGGCATTGACTGTAGTAGTAGCGAGTAGAAGAAGTGTAGTAGAGCTGTGCATTTTTGATGATGACgttgaaagaaagaaagtaAACAAAGAAACTGTAAAATGCTAcaataaaaaaagaagaatacacgagacgagacaaggAACGACGTTGCCGGTCACAGAACCTGTTTCATCAGATGAACAAGGATCCCCTGAACGCGCCCCGGGTTTTAATCTATCTCGCCCACGGCAAGAAAAATATGGGACGATCGACTTGGGCAAATTTGCGCTGCGATAACGGCTAATCAGGCTAATCACCACACGTCAAAAAGATGGGACTCGTTCGTATACACGAGTTTAGTTGATTGTTTTATCCACTTGAGATGTCATCCAAAGCCAATTCAGCTGGAATGACCTGATTCGACCTTGCAGAAAATGTCTCTTAAGCGAGCGTTGACTGACTCAGTTAAACGAGAAGCGAGGACTAGCGGAAATCTCGTCTCTTAGAGACCAGTCCAACTTCTCACTAGACGATCCAGATATCGTTTAGCGATCAGGGTCTGCCAAGGGATGTCTCAGATCATTGCTGTCATGTCTACTCCCGAATGGAGATGGACTCACCGTGGCCTCGGGTGTCAGAAGACACAAGACACTTGGCATTGCCTAGCCAAAGAGCCTGCTGAGTTTATATGGAATTGTCGATTATTCTTGTCTTCAGGGTCAAGTGTCAAGCTCTGCCACTTACACTAATCTGGGCAGAGTATCTCGCAATCTGTGATCACGCGTTGTGGCTCGGGTAAGTGGTCACATCTCTAGCTAGCTGTACGAGTAAACCATAAGCCGACGTTGGCTTTACTGTATGAGGCGTGCCTTGAAATCCTGTATAATGAGGCCTCAACATCTCTAAGATACCATCCTGGGTCTggttcttgagcatctcatcGCTGCCATCTCAATCGCCGAGACTCTCATCGAGTCCCCTCTTCTCTGCTTCATGAATGCCTACCCTTGCCTTCATTTTGTCACCATGCCTACAAAGCTGTTCAATTATCCTTCCAGGTTCCTCAGAATTTCTGCGAAACCGCCAGTGGTTGCTTCGTAGCTGCATCATGACTGCTCTCGACGTCAATGTGGGTTCGCGGTCTTCGTTCTTCAGCGTATGGACCTCGATATCTAATACAGACGTTCTTACTAAAAGATTTAAGGCTGCTCAGTTGGTAGAGACGGGCTACTAAGTTGACTTGCTTAGAGTCGGCATCTTCGTGGTCCCCGACTCATCGGTAGAACCTGGTCTCTTGAGGGATGCGAAGGGGGAAGTTAGCCAGCACAATGAATGAGCCATGGTATAAGGTTGCGAGGGGATTTTAAGACTTAGGTGAGCTTGGCGATGGTGATCAGTGTTGAATGAGGTAGCCTCAATGTTTCTGAGTATACGCGGTATTCTTTGACCATAGCGAGTGCATTGCGCCAATGACCTGACCAGAAAGCTTACCCCTGGTCAAAGAGGTATGTCCAGGGCTATTAAGTTACTGGCAGTCAAGCTCATAACCGAATTTAGCTTCATATCAAGCTGTACAGGCGGCACCTGGGATGTAGGCATGGTGAGTGATGCAAGGGAAGAGGCATTGGTAGTGATGGTGATATGACAGAGACTGTGGGGCCTTTTGAGATGGGTAAGAAAAACGATGCTGAGCAGGCCAATCTGAATTTGTATCTTTCGAGTGCTTAATCTACAGTTTGATCCGGTGGTACTTCATGAGGGCGATGCAGGTGCAGACCACAAGTGAGACCAAAGAAGCTGGCTTGATAGAAAGGCGGTTACCCAGACCCCAAACGAATACGGAGAGACAAATGAGCCCCTTAAATATACCCAAAATCGTGCTCGGAAAGCGGTGATGCGCCCGTCCATTGGGGGTGTCGTACTTGACATCGGCTGCGGTGCGAGGAGCCTAGTCTCTTGGGTAGCGTCTGGGCTGCTCAACCTGAAAGGATACCTAGAGAGTTTCAGCCATCGTATACGGTCGACGATATAAAGCTGATTTGACTGTGCAGTTCTGTTTCGTTGATAGATGACTCGGAGATGTTCTCCTAAAGCAACAATGAGCCACGGAGGAGCCCCCTTTAACGAGGTAGTGGGGACGTTCAGAAGCAAGAGTTTTCGACCAAACTAAAGTCACATCTAATCGGATTGGATCAAACAGAACGGAAAAAAGCAATGCTCGTTGAGAGACGGCTAACCTTGGCCTCCTGAAGAAGCAGTGAGCTCAGGAGATAGTTCCCTCATACAAAGAGGTTGAGGGGACGCTCAGACGCACGGGATCAGATCAAACCCAAGCCAGATTAGTTAGATCACATATATTAGAAGGATGCGCAAAGGTAACAGGCTCATTGACTGGCGGTGGACCTCAGTCTCCTGGAGAATCAGCGAGACGTAAGGAAGTCCCAGCCAAGGAGGCAGCGCGCTCCGTGGAGCTACAGCCATCGGAATTCTGCAACGGCTATGGCGTGGTGGTGCTGGCTTATCTTGGTTTTATGTAAATCTTTGTTAAGCGGATGAGAACAAGATGACGACAGTCGGTAATTGAGTAGTGACTGATGCTCCTGCATGTCACTCAGGGGTAACAGGTAGCCGAGTTCCATATCCTGATTCATAACGATTGTTCATTATTCAAGACTACTCTGACTAGAGGAAGTAAAGCCTAATTTCCCAAAATCTcatcctttctcttctgaaGCAAGTAGTAATACTCCTGAATCGGGGTACTCTTCGTCGGAACCCTCTCACCCTCAAACTTGCCCTTTCCATGACCATTGAAGTGAACCTTCCAAGCT
This DNA window, taken from Fusarium oxysporum f. sp. lycopersici 4287 chromosome 7, whole genome shotgun sequence, encodes the following:
- a CDS encoding hypothetical protein (At least one base has a quality score < 10), with amino-acid sequence MHSSTTLLLLATTTVNAIGIRDDCKDVHIFLAKGNNEPYPGRQGKLAGAICSGLKSCDYEDIQFQNALEDPFCDSVTEGVKNGIKQITAYNKKCPDSKLVVSGYSQGGQVVGDILGGGGGVFFQNCVEPDLQGLNPKTLPGSKIVAAMVFGDTRHTKDQPFNVLSGAGKNGLFPRPAGMLQNLASYGDVFRNYCVETDPICAQGDEVETHLNYFDVFTDDVAEWVKERIGEDATTTTAATKTSTKAKSTAKETSTKDAETESTTEAASTTKDASKDSTTKDTTTAAASTTADSSSTTDASSAEGRATAGEASSDAAAPSSTDNAATSKGASLMGMIIGVAGLLAI
- a CDS encoding translation factor GUF1, mitochondrial; this translates as MSLAWSAGRAWSRQCLSQARSRPSFTPSHILTPRIYANLRRYATKPTPAELEARIAAIPIERYRNFCIVAHIDHGKSTLSDRLLEYTGTISASDANKQILDKLDVERERGITVKAQTCTMIHKHNGQDYLLHLVDTPGHVDFRAEVTRSYASCGGALLLVDASQGIQAQTVSNFHLAFAQDLALVPVVNKIDMPAADVPRVLQQMKDSFELDPKDAIMLSAKTGKGVPDVLPAVIERIPHPVGDEKKPLKMMLVDSWYDNFRGVVLLVRLFDGTIKAGDNVVSLGTGMKYTVGQVGIQYPHAIPQATLSAGQVGYVYFNPGMKKIQDAKLGDTFTFVGSEEKVEPYPGFEEPKPMVFVAAFPTDQSDYSRLADSIGQLVLNDRSVTLQKDHSEALGAGWRLGFLGSLHCSVFQDRLRQEHGKSVILTEPTVPSKIIWPDGSEEIVSNPALFPETSNPKVKQSQLFEPYVTATITMPEEYLGRVIELCEANRGEQKSLEFFHTTQVILQYEIPTAQLVDDLFGKLKSVTKGYATLDYEDAGWRESNLVKLQLLVNRQPVDAICKVVHSSQVDRLGRQWVTKFKEHVDRQHFEVVIQATAGNRIVARETIKPFRKDVLAKLHAADVSRRRKLLEKQKEGRKRLRAVGNVIIDQSAFQSFMSR
- a CDS encoding translation factor GUF1, mitochondrial produces the protein MSLAWSAGRAWSRQCLSQARSRPSFTPSHILTPRIYANLRRYATKPTPAELEARIAAIPIERYRNFCIVAHIDHGKSTLSDRLLEYTGTISASDANKQILDKLDVERERGITVKAQTCTMIHKHNGQDYLLHLVDTPGHVDFRAEVTRSYASCGGALLLVDASQGIQAQTVSNFHLAFAQDLALVPVVNKIDMPAADVPRVLQQMKDSFELDPKDAIMLSAKTGKGVPDVLPAVIERIPHPVGDEKKPLKMMLVDSWYDNFRGVVLLVRLFDGTIKAGDNVVSLGTGMKYTVGQVGIQYPHAIPQATLSAGQVGYVYFNPGMKKIQDAKLGDTFTFVGSEEKVEPYPGFEEPKPMVFVAAFPTDQSDYSRLADSIGQLVLNDRSVTLQKDHSEALGAGWRLGFLGSLHCSVFQDRLRQEHGKSVILTEPTVPSKIIWPDGSEEIVSNPALFPETSNPKVKQSQLFEPYVTATITMPEEYLGRVIELCEANRGEQKSLEFFHTTQVILQYEIPTAQLVDDLFGKLKSVTKGYATLDYEDAGWRESNLVKLQLLVNRQPVDAICKVVHSSQVDRLGRQWVTKFKEHVDRQHFGTSPLFLSSPFKPRSPCVNTHLRGRHPSHSR